A stretch of Heterodontus francisci isolate sHetFra1 chromosome 1, sHetFra1.hap1, whole genome shotgun sequence DNA encodes these proteins:
- the LOC137356342 gene encoding protein SPMIP2, with translation MSLRNLRRSAEPGKGSVVFTGPDASRDYRSKLPDFPYYIGESQHVSAESTGNLNYLYRAAPCASYQLPKQHYVGEIGWGWCLGHKLNKSNLLSGMQFKQGEFRQRSDDKVTHRYQNPWQPPPAVLDWQRCGRAFLAWPLKRIRDPRDCPWHQRTAVIPICETESTTLSEIQDDTCEKEAGIPLDLEEQQPVSNNP, from the exons GACCAGATGCTTCAAGAGATTACAGATCAAAATTGCCTGACTTTCCTTACTACATTGGTGAGAGTCAACATGTATCTGCTGAAAGTACTGGAAATCTAAACTACTTATATCGTGCTGCACCTTGCGCTTCATATCAGCTACCCAAGCAACACTATGTGGGAGAGATTGGCTGGGGATGGTGTTTAGGCCATAAACTGAACAAATCCAATCTCCTAAGTGGCATGCAATTCAAG CAAGGAGAATTCCGACAGCGTTCTGACGACAAAGTGACTCATCGGTATCAAAATCCATG GCAACCACCTCCAGCTGTCCTTGATTGGCAAAGATGTGGCAGAGCTTTTCTGGCATGGCCCCTTAAAAGAATTAGAGATCCCAGAGACTGTCCATGGCATCAAAGGACTGCAGTAATCCCAATATGTGAGACTGAATCGACTACACTTTCTGAAATTCAG GATGATACTTGTGAAAAAGAAGCTGGCATTCCACTTGACCTTGAAGAGCAACAACCAGTCTCCAATAATCCTTAG